One Cervus canadensis isolate Bull #8, Minnesota chromosome 12, ASM1932006v1, whole genome shotgun sequence DNA window includes the following coding sequences:
- the LOC122451259 gene encoding WD repeat and SOCS box-containing protein 2, producing MEAGEEPLLLAELKPGRPHQFDWKSSCETWSVAFSPDGSWFAWSQGHCIVKLIPWPLEEQFIPKGFEAKSRSSKNETKGRGSPKEKTLDCGQIVWGLAFSPWPSPPSKKLWARHHPQVPDVSCLILATGLNDGQIKIWEVQTGLLLLNLSGHQDVVRDLSFTPSGSLILVSASRDKTLRIWDLNKHGKQIQVLSGHLQWVYCCSISPDCSMLCSAAGEKSVFLWSMRSYTLIRKLEGHQSSVVSCDFSPDSALLVTASYDTNVIMWDPYTGERLRSLHHTQLNPPMDDSDVHISSLRSVCFSPEGLYLATVADDRLLRIWALELKTPIAFAPMTNGLCCTFFPHGGVIATGTRDGHVQFWTAPRVLSSLKHLCRKALRSFLTTYQVLALPIPKKMKEFLTYRTF from the coding sequence ATGGAGGCTGGAGAGGAGCCGCTGCTGCTGGCCGAACTCAAGCCCGGGCGCCCCCACCAATTTGATTGGAAGTCTAGCTGTGAAACGTGGAGCGTTGCCTTCTCCCCGGATGGGTCCTGGTTCGCCTGGTCTCAAGGACACTGCATTGTGAAGCTGATCCCCTGGCCGCTGGAGGAGCAGTTCATCCCTAAAGGGTTCGAAGCCAAAAGCCGAAGCAGCAAAAATGAGACAAAAGGGCGAGGCAGCCCAAAGGAGAAGACACTGGACTGTGGGCAGATTGTCTGGGGCTTGGCCTTCAGCCCATGGCCTTCTCCACCCAGCAAGAAACTCTGGGCTCGCCACCATCCGCAGGTGCCAGACGTCTCTTGCCTGATCCTTGCTACTGGACTCAACGATGGGCAGATCAAGATTTGGGAGGTACAGACAGGGCTCCTGCTTTTGAATCTTTCCGGCCACCAGGATGTCGTGAGAGATCTGAGCTTCACACCCAGTGGCAGTTTGATATTGGTTTCTGCATCTCGGGATAAGACTCTTCGCATCTGGGACCTGAATAAACATGGTAAACAGATTCAGGTGTTATCGGGCCACCTGCAGTGGGTTTACTGCTGCTCCATCTCaccagactgcagcatgctatgTTCCGCGGCCGGAGAGAAATCGGTCTTTCTGTGGAGCATGCGTTCCTACACATTAATCCGGAAGCTAGAGGGCCACCAGAGCAGCGTGGTGTCTTGTGACTTCTCCCCCGACTCTGCCTTGCTCGTCACGGCTTCTTATGATACCAATGTGATCATGTGGGACCCCTACACCGGCGAGCGGCTGCGATCACTCCACCACACCCAGCTCAACCCCCCAATGGATGACAGCGATGTCCACATCAGCTCCCTGAGATCTGTGTGCTTCTCCCCCGAAGGCTTGTACCTCGCCACGGTGGCAGATGACAGGCTCCTCAGGATCTGGGCCCTGGAATTGAAGACTCCGATTGCGTTTGCTCCTATGACCAATGGTCTTTGCTGCACATTTTTTCCACATGGTGGAGTTATTGCCACAGGGACAAGGGATGGCCACGTCCAGTTCTGGACGGCTCCTCGGGTCCTGTCATCACTGAAGCACTTATGCCGGAAAGCCCTTCGAAGTTTCCTCACAACATACCAAGTGCTAGCACTgccaatccccaagaaaatgaaagagttcCTCACGTACAGGACTTTCTAA